The window AGAGTATAGTGTACAGAGTACAGTGTACAGAGTACAGTGTACTCTGTACACTGTACTCTGTACAGGGTACAGTGTACACTGTACTCTGTACACTGTACAGAGTACAGTGTACAGAGTACAGTGTACATTGTACTCtgtacattgtacattgtaCAGAGTACAGTATACACTGTACTCTGTACAGAGTACAGATTATGTTTTACAGAGTGTACTTggtttctctaatgttttatTGGGTATAAATAGGGCAGTAACTTTTCAGTCAGAGAGGGATCTGAGCGTTCCCAGATTACGGAGCCTGCCAAGCAACACAGACAACAAGTTTTATTaggaaaaattttatttaccaACATTTTTCAGGTTTTCTTCAAATGAACCTTTTACACCGGCTAAAGATTATCTGATGTAAGAGTTTCAACGAATTTTCATTTAAACCCTGAGTACAAGAACAATAAATGGTGATCAGATTCAAAGGTTCATCTCCGAAGCAGCCAGTTTTTACCTTACTACAGTTTGGttattacatacatttatttacaaacagAGACAAAGTTTATCGctgaattataacttttttagaatttttaaaTACCACAAAAGCAGCATATCCAACGCCTTCAATCTTTAGCTGTAATCggagtttttcaaacttttcgcTCGAAATCAATTTGTCGTCAGGGCTGTCAACTCTCCCGGATTTGGTGGGACCCTCCCAGAATTGAGATTACCCTCCCACAAAATAAAACCTCCCGTTAAACTCCCGGATTTATGTTTTGTGCTCTAGAACACACGTGTCAATCATGTGGctcgcgggccacatgtggcccacacgtcattttatgtggcccgcgagAGCTCAACTCATTCGTACCCGAAGGAGTTAACTCCCGTGTTTAaaacgttgctaggcacccgACGTGAGTTATCTTGCCTTTGAAATTTATCTATTCCTTGtatcgttatttttaaattacagaagaatatttttgattagttagaaaaaaagatttcttgctaatcaaacaaacgtacaaATATGCGTCAATGATGTCTATGGCAGAAGTTGTAACTAAAATACTACACATTTTTTGACATCTAGCTACACCGAAAATCATCGCGGTCACTTTAAATTTTATCGTTcacgatcaattttttcaactccagaagtaaatatgcagattcagaaagggtaagacagtgaaaacTGCATGAATCAAATCAAAAcactatttttaatgtttcaaagttcatattaacttttaattttgtcaatttgaatcgttatgctcgaaagaaaatgcactttttaggctgtcagtagcctgtcttgacaaactgttgtttttgcggagttgtcccctgtCGAGCAGgcaagcaacacaacagcttgtcacaagacgtactgcacctgatgcatcagctgcacttataaggagttgttctcttccgtctatgcggcttggttgcaaTGTTAcggcggtcgctccattggtaatcataacggatttcgcggcaaaaaattatgtagaaaaaaataagattacaatgtttaaccaaagaccagtctctgttgtaaattttagtagaacttaagaataaaataaattgaaaacaaaatccataaaaacaaataaaaccaaCTGAtccaaaaatagaaataaaactgactgagcacacaaataacgacatgtttagtcgctgttgttgcctaagttctcaagttctactaaagtttaccgcagagactggtcgctggttaaacgttgtaatctatttttttctacatacatttttgcgcaaaattcgttatgattaccaatggagcgacctaCATAACGTcacaaccaagccgcatagacggaagagaacaactccctataagtgcagctgatgcatcaggtgcagtacgtcttgtgacaagctgttgtgttgctcgccttCTCGACGGGAGGggggggggacaactccgcaaaaacaacagtttgtcaagacagtcTAGGCTGTCAGCCGTAGTCAGACTAAAGCTGTCATTCaatttcgataggatcatattgattcttagagctgcctatgaagtctgaaacgtcaagaacagagttactgaacatatttttattgtttgaaacatgtttatgacagtttatttgagttatattggcatgtagatttgctatgctttgaagatcatttcataggagactactcgtctcctacaccattcagcattgtacctgGTGATAATTATTCTACCTCATGTTAGCTGTGGCCAACGCTTTTAGCAGCTTTcgttcacattatatttttaataaactgtTGTTAAAGAAAATcttaataaacagttttatatttagaaaactggtttgtaatgtcaaatttgctgttagaacatggGCCCCATCGGGAGCCAAgcgtgctagatttgcaccattttgactagttatactatAAAATTTCCCAGGGGAGAACCCCCGGACCCCCCTCCCCACCGAGAGGGCGCTCGGCACCCCTCTCGGACTCTCcccgcagtaccattttcaaacaggtagATACAGCCCTGTCCTCATTGCATCAAGCACTAAGGGTAGTTGGGATGTGAGTTGAGCATAATTTTAAAGCTGAAATCCAATGTTAACCTGCTTTAAGTCCCCATTTAACAACTTGTCCGCTGGTGCGAGGTTTTAGACCCTAATTTCTCCCTGATTTGCATAGCACCAGGTTGACAGGTCTGTTTGTCGCATCCATTTAACAAACAGCGAGAGTGCAACTGTTTTTGAATAGTTACACAGTTCTCATGTACTAGAGTTATTGTGTAACCTTTTCTTCAACCGTATTTAGAAAAACTAATTATTTATTTgtcacaaaaataaatatatcgaGTATTGATTCTATCGGGCAACACATCACTTTAACATGGTGCAGATGGACAGTTGAGGATTTCAGCGAGTGCAGTCAATTTACCTCTCTAATTATTGTTGGAGCGTGAAATTATTATAGTCcgtaatttgaaataaaatttgttacaaGAGATCTCTATTTCTAAACCAAACCTTAGGAAAAACTGTGTGTTAAAGTCTTTCTTCATCTTTACATGTTTTTAAGTTTGATGAGTTTCTAAAAGCCAGCGGAGAGTTTGTAATTCATCTGATAACCAGTTGATACGCAGTCGTGAAAAAGCAGCAATAATATATAGTCAGCAGCATTTTAAAGTTTCATCTCGCAAAGATAGACTGAGAGAGTCTATCTGATTGCAATTTTGACATAAACCAAAGTatgaaaaagttcaaaaactcTTTATAATTTCTTGTCACATCCACAACTTAGACTCCAATACAATAAGTACTCGCCTGGTAAGCAGGTCGAGTGGTTCTGCCTTTTTTAGTGTTATTTTCAGCTTTAGCGCAGTTTTTACATAAAACACGGGTGATGAGTCAAGGGCTATAATCACTAGATCAAACTGGCTGGTAAAAGGAAAGTTACATAGACTCAGGTTTTACAAATGCCATTACGTCGAGGCTTATAGGCTCTTCATAACTCTATGTGGTGTAGTTAATTTTCAGTAATGTGCGCTCTGATTGTTCACTTACTAATGAAGTACTGAGCctatttttaatggttttttttccatttttattacTCACAACAAACAATTACCATATCTTAATTGCTATATTTTGGTTTGTCATATCCAGTAACTTTCTAAAATGCCAAATATGTGTTCATTGCTAAAAGAATGAGCCAATAAGATATGAGTCACAAAATATCTTTGAACAAACACTATCATGTTGGACCAGGTGCCAACTCTATTAGAAAGTGGTAGCTGCCGTTGTGGAAAGATCTGTCTGGGTTTGGCAGAATTGAACTCGATATCAAACTAGACTGCAGAAAATTCAACATCACTTCTGATAGCCAACATATCACATCTCGTTGTAGGCTTATCATACCAAATCCAGATGTACAGCGGAACCTGTAAGATCACGCCCATTCTCGCTGATTCTTTTGATAATGAGATCATTCCACATAGTGATGGACTCCTACGCATGCGAACGCCTAAAGAGTTTTTCGACTTTGACAATGTCAAACAGTATGAGTGGGTTTATGAAGGCACAGTGAGTATCCAATCTGGTTATGAAAACAAATTAGATGATTGTCAATTCTCTGCTAGCTTCTAGAAAGTCATTAAACTTGAAACCATGTGAATGTGAAGAAAGTCTTTGACATACATATGTCATATTTATCTATGTATAAATTAACCTTAgacaaatatgtatattatatgtacatctTTGCCTACATTTAATTTGATATAGGGGAGAAAGTCTTTGTACATTTTTGCCTAAGGTTAATTTAGACATTGGGATCATTTGTGAAATCTTTGATCACAGATCATTAACCATGCTAGTTTCATTATTTAACAAAGAATAGTGGGCTAGACTGATTACACTAAACTTTATTTCCGGCTATCTAACTGCACCGTGCTAAAGTTTTCTGTAACGAACAAGTGACCAATAACATACTACACTACCTTttcttaaataattttataattctattataattattatattataattgtacaTTTAACGTTCATAATCAGCCTTTAAATTAACAAGGAAGCTTCTCAGCGTTAATTCATTGTTGTGATTGGCTGTTCAATGCAGCATTAATTAAATTGATCAATGTCTAATATAAACGCATGGCGTCAAATAAATTGCTGAAAACTGGTGAGCTGTATACATaactttttttagtttttcccgTAAGGTGCTCCACCATAAAGTGATTGTGACACATGACCTTCGCAGCAATCTCTTTAAAATTTTCCAGATCATGTGACATGCATTTTATTTACACTAGTGATTTGCATTGGATGATTTGTTTGTTCCGTTGTCCAATAGACCAAACCCCAGCACCTTGCCAATTCACATTATAGAACAGCGTTATGCAAAGAAAGATTTTCTTTCAATACGCATATTTTTACTTTACTATTCTTTATTTTACTGTCTCCGCggtctaatttgctttgaacGGCCTTGACCTCTGATAATCTAATTAATATCTATCTGTCAATTGGATGTGACGATCATCAAAGGATTGCTGATGTTTAGCAACTTGCTCTATACGCAGCAATTTGACTGCAACCAGTTTGAATCTGCAAGACTACTTCCATAGGGGCCTGGCGCCACTTTGGAAGTGGTCTTGTAGTGATCGATATAAATGTCCAAAGTCATATGGATAGTTAGCTTGTTAAAAATGAAGTTCATATTATGATGATCCTAGACAGACACATagcataatataattaattttgtaataattaaaatttttgttatctCATCGCACAatttaaaacaaagaaaatcTATGATATTATGAGATAGGTACGAGAAAAAGTACTAGAAAGGCTGTATCGCCTTTACGGTACATAACCGCTAAGAGTTCTGCAGAAAAATGTTAGCGAGCGGTGTTGAGGTAGCACCTGCTGCGCTTGTCACTGCTTTGATAAAATCGCTTGCTATAATGAACTATGTTTGCAGTTGAACAAAAAGTTTTTAAGACTTGCGATAGATATCTAATACAATTATGACTCAAACTTTACAAACCTTGCTAAAACTGTTTTCTAGCCAGCCTATTTTGATATTCAAACTTTGACTCTCCTAGAAATAATCTGTCAAAAAGCAACGCCACCAACTAACAATGATGTAAGGTAGGTAGGCAGCAGAAGGCTGTGCAAGTTATTGCTATATGTTACAGTTTGTCGAGCGAGGAGTAGAGTGTGAGGTATGGATAAGCAAGAGACCATATCCTACTGAAGACGCAAAAGACATAGGATACTGGGAGTGGTATTTCACTGATGTAAGCACTTTTTTATAACATTCTACTTGCACGGTAAAACAgttaataactaaatatacaCGCTTGCTAGTGTCTGTAAACTATACTGAATGGTATAGCAAAAAATATGGAGTTTGTTGTCAATGTTTCAGAAATTGTAACAACAACTTGATACACTTTCGATGTAAAATTTTTTAAGCGTAAAACCAAATATACAACTTTTTGCTTTTATACATTAAACCTGCTGTGAATTCGAGCCGGAGTggaaaatctaataaaatttacatttcagGTCACTGGCAACCACCAGCAGCATTTTTGATACCCAGTCATTAGCTGTGTACTTGTGTGTTTGTCCAGCGAATACATAAATGGTGTGTTAAATCTATAAGCTGGTTGACTATTACGCATTGGTTCGAAACAGCCCTGAGATTTGCATTTTTATCTAATGATTATAGGATTGTTGGTTTGTAGACACAATGGAAGATGTCTGTTGGAGACGTTCTTGAAGATCTGGAGCCCTTCAGATTAGTTGTAACTGTGCCAAAGGTAAAAAATTAACTCAACTCTTAAAATGTGGCATACTGGTGCATTGTAATACCTAATATGAATGTCCAAAGTCAGATGGATGGTTAGCCTGTTAAAAATGAAGTTCATATTATGATGCTCTTAGGCAGAcacataacataatataattaattgtgTAACAATTAAATTTCTTGTTATctcattgcatattttaaaacaaagaaaatcAATAATGTTATGAGATAGGTAcaaaaaaatactaaaaaaactATCGTATTTATGGTACACAACCGCTAAGAGTTCTGCAGAGAAATATTTGCGAGCGGTGTTGAGGTAGCACCTGCTGTGCTTGTCACTGCTTTGATAAAATCACTAGCTACAATGAACTATGTTTGCAGTTGAACATAAAGACAGAATTCAATATCTACAACTTCATACAAGAGTCTCCTACAGACAGATATTATGACGTGTCAGAGTGCTTTGATCAGCATAAGGAGAGCCGGACATACGGGTTCGTTATGCGGGCCAATGTCGCCCAGTACCATCTGGATACCAATACAGAGATGCTCAAGTATTGGATTTCCTTCTCTTTACAAGTTGGCATATTAGTCCGACCACTTCAGTTGCATAACATTCAGGTACAAAAGCTGAGATTACGCTGGTAGTTTTATTATGATGTTATAGCTAGTGCTGTAATATGATTGTTATCTCTACAGGTTACTCTGTCTCTACAGCAGTGTTTACCAATCCGCTTTCATTCGTGACCTATCACATACCTCCTTCAATGAGAGAAAAAGGCTCAAAACTATGAAAAGCATACATATTcggaatatatgaaaacaatgtTATTGGAAGGTCATTCTAAGAAGATTTTAACGTTTTCACACAGCAACATATAAAAACTACTCACTTTGTGTTCTTAAACTTTTTCATGGACTTTTTCTTTGATCTTTGCCTCTGTTCCGCTAGTATCTGATTAAAACATGTTCTTTGGGGGTAAGTGAAATGTGCAGATCATTTACGAGATTGATGGGCGGTaggctatttatttttaatgtatagAAGGGATAGAAATTTGGATTCACATTGGCAAATTAATTTACCAAATTAAGTGTATCTGTCATCAAAACAATTGTTGTGATGACTAGTACACTTTTTTTGTCTCCATGCTTAATTCTTGCACCCCAGCGAACAGCAGCCCCTACCCCCATTTAGAAAGCTCTTCTCTACGCAACACAATCAGTTTGCGAATCAACCTTTGAATAACTgcgaaatatttttaaaacgtCTGGAAGAATGCCAATTTATAATTGCGACCAACTTAGTTGGTTTCCTTAATCCAAATGAAGAAAActacattttatttatattagtagGGAAATATAAAGGGAACAGAAAATGCATTTTATATACAGGTTTATCAATTATCACTTTCGTGGCGTCCAAATATATGGTCTCTTTTCACTAAATATTTTGCCTTGTCCAGAAACAGTACGTGAATACTTTTATGCAAATACTCAAGGCCcctatatttcgctagtattcaGTTTTGTGAGTaccatacagagtaaaatttcgctgcaacttaatttcgcaggtctaatgagtgcgaaaatatagtggtgtgaaaataaatgcagtggagcaaatataattagattcctcaggtccagttcactggtaagaaaaaaaattcaattcgGGACTAGCTTgaatttgtgaaccgcaggtagaaatgtatGGGTGAAATCGATAATGAAaattgatcacttgctgccatttgtttcttggactatcaatgaaaaaagctatttaatttcgcgttttcgctcgttcgttatgatagtatagtttcgctcatgaaattttcgcgagaggatgactccgcgaagaTGCGAAAGTTAgttgacgcgaatacataagtgtcctagggtagacgCTATCACTAATTTTACAAATAGACGAAGTCAAGACTGTAAATTTGTAAAGAAACTGAGAGTGATTACAAATATATCTCATATTTGTAACAGCGTAATTGCTACTAAAGATTTGAGAATTTAATCTCTACCTGAAATATAACGTACCAGCATCTATATACTGCAGTTGTTTGTCGACAAATCTCATGTTGTCATCGTGTCCAGCACCGTCATCTATCCATTTGCATGCTAATCAACATGCTTACACTGGCGGTAATAGAAGCATGTATAGCGAGTGGCAAAAACACACAGATATTACGTCTCACTGATGTAGACCGTAGTTGTATGTAGCTCAATTGACCCAGAATCAATGTAAATCTGCTCCATTGCACCTTATTTTTTTAGAATGCTTGAGGTGATAAACGGCAGTCTTTATTTTAGTTAGAATTTGATGCGCAACAAGTCTACGTTGAGTTCACAATCCTCGGAGCTCCAAAGGTTCAAGGAGACGTAGAAAAACCAATGTTCTATTTCGATCTTGACACAGTGGAAAACGTCTTAATATCAGCTATCAAGAATcacacattaataatatactacTCTGAAGGAAATAAGGTAAAGTGGCCTATTATATAATCATTTGAACAGAGATTGAGGTGTTGCTCCGCAGTGTATGGCAGTTTTGAATATGAATACCCTCAagtaaacttgatgaaatagaATGATCTACTGTAATGTTAAAACCAACAACTCATCTCTAAAATGCTCTCCTTTAGCCACTGGCTGCACCACAACCTGTGATGGATTTTAATGCCTAGTGTGGGGCCTTGAGTATGATCCAAACATGAGAATTTTCTCTGTGCTTTAGAGCTATATGACATGACAGGGTTAATTTCAAGCGACATTCTATTATCACAACTCTGCTGAGATAGAACCGAGTCTAAATAACTTTTATACCGAGATCAGTGGTTTTCAACCTTGTTGGAGTTACTGCACCTTGTAACTGTCATACGTCCACATATTGAACTTTTTCTGTGCAAAATTATAGATCATATTGGTAAATTAAAATGTGGTAGCTTCGTTGAACCTTCAACACTATTTACCAAACCATCAGTGTTGATTGAATATGGGCTGAGAATCCCTGGCCTAAAAAAATGTCATCCAGGATCTTAAAATACGCAAAAGCTGCTTTAGGGTTTTTGTGCTTCCAAGACATCAGCATGCCTAGTAGTTATTATGGAGTACCAATTTGAACTTATCTAAGAATTGTAGCTGTGAACCATTGTTAAAAGCTTATTCTAATCAGTAGATACATCATAGATGATGAGTATCTGCAACAATGACGTAAGACTTTTTATAAATAGAGCCGAATGGTCATACAATACCTGCATTATCTGCAACTATAATTCACCTAGCTATTCCTTTACACATGAACAAATAGTAATCTACTGTATGCTTACAGGAACTGCAATTTCCCGTGAACAAGAAAAGCTTCTGCAAAATAGAGAAAACAGGAAATAAATCAGTCTACTACGTTATCAGTGATGGTAAGGAAGGAACAGACTGTATTGATATGTCAGTAGATTTGAAATTTATTCATGCAGCCGTTTATGATATGTAATGTATGATGTTTGTATGTATCAGCTGGAAAAAATCTTGCTTTTGTAGAAGGAAATAACCTTGCCCAGCtgaaaacaataataaatgaaGCTGATGTTAGCCCTGGAGGGGTAGCTGGGATTGTGATTAGCATGCTATTGGTCGGTGTTGGGATAGTAGCTATTCCATTTGTTATTCTCACAAAGAAGAAAAAAGAGTTGGCATCATTCAACAGAAGTCAACTGACAATGAATGAAATGACGGAGTAGGAGGAAGGAATGAAAAGCAGGGATGACATTTGCCTTCCATACTATGATAAGAACTCATCAAATGCATTCATCATAATGATATTCCTTGCATCATGATGTAAAGTATATGTGTAGATGTAACGATTACGGACATAATAGCCAACTgatacattttttaaaaattgaagttTTACTTTCTGATTACAACATTAAAAAGTCAATAAAAACACCAATTGACCACtgtatttgtataaaaaaattataaaaaaatacaaaatgctAAAATGGAAGAGTTGACTTTTATAAAGCTGAGAATGACTGAGTTAAAATGAACTATGAAAATATCCACTACAGTACAGCATAATAGTGAGCAGGAAATTGAGATCAATAAAATAAGATGAAGTTGGTCAGTCCTAGACACAGCTCAGGCATATACAGGTGTCCATGTCTCCCGAGTTAGGCCTACAGATGCATTTAAAATAGGCATAAATGTACAGATAGAAAACTTGTCAAATATATGCGCTGATGCAACAATTATGCAATAGAATTTGTGTATCTAAACGATAGTTGGATTATATACCAGAAGTGCATACCACGGAGTTTTACAACATTATTAAAGTATGAAGCAGTGGAAGCAATGATATAGAAAATGAGCAGATGCAATCAtcactataatataaaatatatgtgtatataccaGCTTATATGAAAGGATATGtggtatttattttaatttcacaGACCTTGGTGAAAATTACTGTTGATTCTCACATATAACCCAACCCTAGAAGAACAGCCAAAACGACGGcgaatttgataaaaaattcgCATGTAAGTCGATTCGACAAATTTTCACACACCTATCCATCGCAGCAAAAGGTTGCTGAAGCGAATTAACTCAGTGTGTACCACGAGCCGCGTAGTGTGGCTCGGCACGCTACGACGTATGGCTAGGAGCGACTTTGAAGGCTTCACACAAAACTTTTCTGATTAGTGACTCCTTGATTAATTAACCTATTGCCTCTGAAAAGAAGCCTGTCTGTTTTGAGCCAATGGACAATATGTTTACTGCCCACAATGAgcttagtttcgctttgcaaaaactcTCGCAATTTCTTCGTCACGATGACAAGCCGTGTCCGACTAGACGTCTTCGACCAGCCATAccagacgcattacagctacaAAAATTTCACCATTCGAGGATCAATAGGCCGATGTTCGTCTATTTAGCAAATATACTAGtgattgaaataatttattttttgcagaATGTCATAAGCTATAGTATAAGTAATAACTCATCTAAGAATATGCTCAACTTGTTACACAGGCTAAAAAGTAAATAACGGACTGCCAACCGCATACTTCGCACCGTGCGAGTTGTAGTTGTCGGAATTAGGTTACCATTTTATATCGTTTGAGTGTGATCAGAACTACGCACGTATAAGCTAATCCCTTAGTTTGGGAACATTCGATTTGCATTCTAAATTTGGCTTATATGCGAGAATCTATATACTTTCTTTTGACAATACTGAGAGTTGACTAAAAACATTTCTGAAATTTAACTAAATTTCAGATTCCTCATGGGTACCCTAAATAggcattttttataaaactatgggCAACAATAAACATGGGAGTCATCTTCTATATGCCACTTTAAAAGATACGTAACCAATATAGCAATTACTCTATCGATGACCCGTGAATGAATCTAATTAAACATTTTAGCAGACACCGAAAGTGTTATAAGCAAGTGTTGAGATATcatagcaaacattgaaatagTTATTATAAAGGTCACTTGTCACAGATTTTCTACAGCTTTTGGGCTACCAAAAGGAGGT of the Watersipora subatra chromosome 4, tzWatSuba1.1, whole genome shotgun sequence genome contains:
- the LOC137393878 gene encoding uncharacterized protein yields the protein MVQRTLELEGREAWRNRFNDSCTKWVAQILNGKKFPNIPNEFEGSYAWNSLPDNNTIFVREVFSEKLNLGIMLVEDLLGPGIQSKLYTYGDTNEFVYITDYDGRYGGDCVSGDLTADDFIFPFTKVSGQDHLVSGKDVLEMGVNEAAMLYLGADTIDDIDVDVWNACLYDHSTDTTYNATYYFTLNATDGSRWRTSSGITSAIRRIHLIQNNGKGTNPSESTHEYYYFAGQLPPMTPDNLKYFEPPLGAYCPNRKIKKPLPQVGSYFSFYSEVFDPIANVITYTDEWYDFTSNMSRMDHNVLDDRSNLSRPIKIIHDYTTGLSYQIQMYSGTCKITPILADSFDNEIIPHSDGLLRMRTPKEFFDFDNVKQYEWVYEGTFVERGVECEVWISKRPYPTEDAKDIGYWEWYFTDTQWKMSVGDVLEDLEPFRLVVTVPKLNIKTEFNIYNFIQESPTDRYYDVSECFDQHKESRTYGFVMRANVAQYHLDTNTEMLKYWISFSLQVGILVRPLQLHNIQLEFDAQQVYVEFTILGAPKVQGDVEKPMFYFDLDTVENVLISAIKNHTLIIYYSEGNKELQFPVNKKSFCKIEKTGNKSVYYVISDEGNNLAQLKTIINEADVSPGGVAGIVISMLLVGVGIVAIPFVILTKKKKELASFNRSQLTMNEMTE